A part of Micromonospora chersina genomic DNA contains:
- the ndhC gene encoding NADH-quinone oxidoreductase subunit A encodes MTGYLGSYATLGLLLLAAVLFFVTAFSANRVLRPGRPADPWGKRATYECGLDPVGGDWAQMQIRYYVYAYLYVLFAVEAVFLFPWALIFDRPGFGVTTVVEMGVFVAVVALGILYAWRRNILRWA; translated from the coding sequence GTGACCGGTTACCTCGGGTCGTACGCCACGCTCGGTCTCCTGCTGCTGGCCGCCGTGCTCTTCTTCGTTACGGCGTTCTCAGCCAATCGGGTGTTACGTCCCGGCCGTCCGGCTGATCCCTGGGGCAAGCGGGCCACGTATGAGTGCGGTCTCGACCCGGTCGGCGGCGACTGGGCGCAGATGCAGATCCGCTACTACGTCTACGCCTACCTCTACGTGCTCTTCGCGGTGGAGGCGGTCTTCCTCTTCCCCTGGGCGCTGATCTTCGACCGGCCCGGGTTCGGCGTGACCACGGTGGTGGAGATGGGCGTTTTCGTCGCCGTGGTGGCGCTCGGCATCCTCTACGCCTGGCGCCGGAACATCCTCCGCTGGGCCTGA